From the genome of Deinococcus gobiensis I-0, one region includes:
- a CDS encoding transposase, producing the protein MGKQRKVWSTDVKEAIVLSVLRGDLGVAEAARQHRVNESLIHTWKTQFLEAGRARLAGDRQDQGVTTLERENDRLKRILAEKELELDISRKVRRL; encoded by the coding sequence ATGGGAAAGCAGAGAAAAGTCTGGAGCACGGACGTCAAAGAAGCCATCGTCCTGAGCGTGCTGCGGGGAGATCTCGGGGTCGCGGAAGCGGCCCGTCAGCACAGGGTCAACGAAAGTCTGATCCATACCTGGAAAACTCAGTTCCTAGAAGCCGGACGCGCCCGGCTCGCGGGCGACCGACAGGACCAGGGTGTCACCACCCTGGAACGCGAGAATGACCGTCTAAAGCGCATCCTGGCGGAAAAGGAACTGGAGCTCGACATCTCGCGAAAAGTGCGGCGGCTCTGA